The Culex pipiens pallens isolate TS chromosome 2, TS_CPP_V2, whole genome shotgun sequence DNA window CATTCTCTCTcaaacctctctctctctctctttcgctcTCTTTGTGCTGCGCGGTGACAGCAATCGTTTTGAATGCAGTCATGGGAAAAGTGATCGGAGTTTCGAGTCAAGTCCAATGGTCACAAGCCCAGTATTCTGGACAGTGAAGATTCGGCTTCCAAACTATTAATGAcgtgattttgatatttttaagtcctcgcttaaaatttaacttcggaaaatcaaatcacgatttttttatgtttattttaattttggtctctggctcaaaaaatgctgatttgcgaatttcagagttttttttgtgaaggaaaaaaaaatcccaaaacatATGGAAACTTAATTTATTTGGGATCGTTAAACTACATTTCACttcagaaatataaaaaaaataaatttgtcttgaatgaaaaaaatatcatccagtTCAAAAGTGACTTGAACATTTAAGCTCTGTTTTACCTAAGAGAAATTTATCACAAAGATGAACTCATCTTGAATTTCTCGGAATCAGTAACGAAAGCAAAATCCCCACCCCCAATGAACAACATGTCCAAGACGAACATAACAAGTGCGCGATGAATCACAGACACACAGTTCGAACAAAAGCGGCGACCTTCCCTTCCCTTTCGCGCTCAGAATGAGTTTTAATGACATGAAAACACTGTAAGAACACTCCACTCTCTCACATAAACACAAAAAAGGCTAGCAAAGTGTCATGAGATGAGGAAAAAAACTTAAGCTTGCTTGCCGCGAAGCGTAGTCAGTACCTTGTCCTTGAAGTTCTTGAGCAGGTCCTTGTACTGCTTCACCTTGCGGCCGGACTTTTCCGCGTACCGGAAGCACTCGACCTCGAACTCGTCCGAGAAGCCCTGGCCGGTGTTGAGCATGTCGAGCCGCTCCTCGATGAACTGCAAGGAGGGTGGGATTTAGTTGCGTGAATAACAAGAAATTACGGGTTGATGGGTACCTGTTGGAAGATCTGCAGCTGCAGCATATTAGCTAGGAATGGCCTCAGGTGCGACGGCCGGGTGTCGATGAACGTTTCCGGGTCGAACGTGATCTTGTCGTTGAACTTGACCGCGTCCCGATAGCCGCCGATTAATTGcactaaaatacctaaaaatatcTTCGAGACCCGGTCGCCCCGGTGCTCGGCCGAGTTGGCCAGGTGCTTCTTGAGCGAGGCGACCAACTCCGGGGGCATGTTCTTCACGTCGTCGAACGGCGTGTCCAGCGTGCGCTTATCACAGTTTAGGATGACGACGTCGCCGATCTCCTCCCGCCGGAGCGACTCGTACACGGCTTCCGGCACGCCGATCAGGAATGGCATCGGTGCGCCCAGGATGTCCCGCATCTTCATCGGGAGCACCGGAATGAAGATGTGCTGCCACACCATCGGGTAGAGGAAGGCGTTCGCCGCCTGGATGCAGGACGACAGAATGTCCAACCGCCGCGACACGAAGATGATCCGCCGCTCGGCCAGCATCGCCGCAAACACCCCGATCATGGCCTTGGGCTCCACAAAGTTGTAGTACAGGTTGAGGTTGTGCtacaaaagaaaagaaaacaaccCAAACTCAATCACCATCCACCAACTTTAACTCATCGCCCATCCTCACATTCTCCGGTATGCTCGGCAGCAGAAACTGCTGCGGCCGCTGAAAGCTAAACGTCTGCACGGGCCGGTCGTACTGCAGCTTCAGGCAACCCCCGGGCTCCGGTACGCCCCGGTTGTACGCCTCCGCCAGGAAGGACTCAAACTCCTGCTGGGAGTTTTTCCGCACATCGGCCAGCACGTTCAGAAACCGGATGAAGGTGTCGTGCCAGGGCAGGTACGTCACGATGACCATGGCCGTGGGGGATTTGGGGTCGTGCCGGCAAAAGCCGAACCGCCACTTGGAGTCGATGTTTGTCAGCACGAACGAGTGCACCTGAATGGTTCGCCTGGAAGAAGGAAAAGAAGAAGGAGAGGTGATAAGTAAGAATCGATTCCAAAGGATGATGATTCATTGATTAGTTCGCGAGAAGCGAGTCTCGGCGGGGAGCAGAACGCTTCGGAGAAGTGGAAGATAACGTGTAACACACCCTTTAACACTGTAGGGAGATAGCGTTCTGCTAATAAGGTTGTGTGTATTTTTGCCTTCATGCAGAAGTAATGAGCATCAATCACTTCGAGTGTACGAGCAAAGTGGGTTTCGTAATCGATTGGGAAACATGTGATTTTTgcgatttgaacacttttttttcttcttccaacttttaattctaaaatgcaagtttcagcattttttgttttatttcttgttcCACGTACagaccagactcgattatccattTAACTTTGACATTGGCTTGTGTACCAATAGGGTTTCCAGAACCGATTTTTCAGCACAGAAATTCAGTTTCTTTCAgagtcctaaacaactccccatgGTTTTTGAACGATTGGATTTGTCCCCAATTTTCGCAaagcaaatcatttttttttgtgaaaatttgtatggatttttttttgattttgattctagcaaaacaaggcagaacaaatcCAAGcgctcagtgagctgatgatgaagtacatttACAATGGACAAGCTGTCTCGTGCAGAGAAGTTTTCCAACGTCAgaagacaaaacaaactgtgatttagttttaggCTTTGTTGGGACGCATTTGGCAACCCTGCAGCGATTGACAGCTAGAAGGAGAAATTTTGGTTCAGTGCATTTCCGCTTTCACACAACACACTCACACTAACACACAGCACGAACAACCAGTACAGTTTAGAGACGGCAAGAGAATAAACCAGTCGCAAATTACAGTCCACGCGTTTTTAATTCGTCTCTACATTTTTTGGTCCTACTTCGCCGGATTTTCGTAGTAGTTTCGGTCGAAAGGAACGGACAAGGACCCGGTCGATTGGACGGGCGTAGATGCTCTCAACTCCGGTGAAAGATCCGGACAGTTCTTTATTGGAAGTTTTTAGTACGCCGATCGGAGAGCTGCAACAATCGAGAAGAAAGATGGCGGAAGAGTTCGACATTTTGGTGAAGCAACGTGGTGCAGTGAAAGGAAAAATCACCCGGATTAAGAACGTGCTGGGCCAGCACACGCAAAACCAAACGATTCCGGATGAGTTCCTCCTGCACACCCAGCTGAAGACGATTGACGCGGCCTACGAGGAATTCAACCACTTCCAGAATAAGATCTACGCGGCCAAGCCAGCGGAAGCGGATGACCAGGAGAAGAAGTATGTCGAATTTGAAGCGGATTACAATTTCGTTCGGGCCAAGGTCTGCCAGTTACTGCGTGGAGTCAAGCAAGAACCGGACCCCCAGCCTCCGGCAGCAGCCCAACCCGTGCGAGTGCAAGCGACATCTTCTCTCCACACGCCGCTGCCATCTTTCGACGGGAAGCCAGAAAACTGGTACAAATTCAAGGCCATTTTCACGGATGTCATGAGCAAGCACCCCGGCGAGTCAGACGCAACCAAGCTCTATCATTTGGACAAGTGCCTGGTCGGAGAAGCCGTTGGGTCAATCGACCAGCAAACGATCAACGACAGCGACTTTGCTGCTGCTTGGGCGGAACTGACCGAGCAATACGAGAATAAGAGGAGGATCGTTGACATTCACGTCGGCGgtttacttaacctcaaaccGATGGCATCTGAAAGTGGTAAACAACTCCGTGAGCTGGTGGACGGGTGCAAACGGCACGTAAGTGCTTTAAACTTCCACGAGTTCCCGATGGCTGGCCTTGCGGACATTCTGGTGGTCAACATTTTGGCGTCGAAGCTTGACATCGAGACGAGGAAAGTGTGGGAGACAAGCATCGAGCACGGCGAGATTCCGAACTACGCCGACACGGTGAAGTTTCTCACAACCCGGAGTCAAGTTTTGGAACGCATCGAGCTTGCTGACAACAAGCTGAAGAAGCCTGTCGCAGCAAAGACAACGAAGATTCCCGCACTGAAGGCATCGTCCCTGGCGGCGTCGGTCGAGTACCGGTGCGCATTTTGCGGACAGGAGCACCAGAACCACGAGTGCGGCGAATATCTCAAGCTGGATCCGAAGGAGCGCTACGAGAAGGCGAAGCAAACTGGAGTTTGTTTCAATTGCTTAAAGAAGGGGCACATTACGCGTCGCTGCTCCTCGACGAAGACGTGCAAGACCTGCAAGAAGCGGCACCATTCTACACTACATCTGAACGAAACTGGTGTCGCTGTCGAGCAGCCACTTGCACGATCCACGCAGAACTCCACGACGGCTACGCCGAGCGCAGGACCAGCCGGAACGACGGCGGTCACTGCCTCCTGTGTGATCTACCAACAACGAGCGCTTCTCTGCACGGCGATTGTGAACATCCTCGACGACGGTGGCAAGGCCCTGCCCTGCCGCGTACTGCTAGATTGCGGTTCACAAGTGAATCTGTGTACGGAGAAGGTCGCGTCGCTACTTCGACTGAAGCGACGAAGTGTGAACGTCGACGTCAAAGGTGTGGATGGTTCAACGACCAGGGTTACGGCCTTGGTGCACATCAACGTGCAGTCCCGAGACAACGTCTACACAAGCAACTTGGAGTGTCTGGTGATCAACCGTATCACTGGAACCATACCTGCGAAGAACATCGACATCTCTACCTGGCCGGTACCCGCCGGCCTGCAGCTAGCGGATCCGGAGTTCTACCGCCCTCAACGGGTGGACATGCTGATTGGCGTCGGCCAATTCTTCGGTCTCCTGAAAACTGGTAAGGTCAAGCTGGCAGAGAGCCTGCCGTTTTTGCAGGAGACAGTGTTCGGATGGGTAGTCGGTGGCCTGGCCGACTCCACGAGCTGGAAGTACGAAGTGACCCGCTGCAACGTGGCGGTCCAAGACGCTGAGCTGAACGACCTCGTCGAACGGTTCTGGGAATCCGAGGCGGTGCCGACCGCTTCAAGGATGTCGTCGGAGGAGACGGCATGCGAGCAGTGCTACGAGCAGACCCACAGCCGTGACCCGAGCGGTCGCTACGTCGTGATGCTACCCTTCCGTGGCAACGTGAGTCAACTCGGCGACTCGAAGCAGCACGCACTACAACGCTTCTCGTACCTCGAGAAGAAACTAGCCAAGAACGCGGACCTGAAGGCGGCCTACTGCGCTTTCATGGAAGAGTACGTGCGCCTCGGCCACTGCCGCGAAATCGACCCGTCCAAGGAGGAAGATGGTGGGTACTACCTGCCCCACCATGCCATACTGAAGCCAAGTTCGTCCACCACCAAGTTGCGCACAGTTTTTGACGCCTCGGCACAAACGAGTTCCGGGCTCTCGCTCAACGACACCCTGATGGTCGGTCCCACCATTCAAGATCCGTTATTCGATATCGCCCTTCGATTCCGGACGTACCCGTACGTGTTTACGGCGGACATCTCGAAGATGTACAGAATGGTTCGTGTGCACCCCGACCACACGAAGTTTCAACGTGTGTTTTGGAGAACGGACCCTTCCGAGTCACTCAAAACGCTCGAACTGTTGACCGTCACTTACGGGACGGCATCAGCGCCATACCTGGCGACCCGCACGTTGAAACAGCTCGCCCAAGACGAAGGACAAGCCTACCCTCGCGCTGCCAAGATTTTGGAGAACGATTTCTATATCGATGACGCACTTGCGGGTGCTGATACACTGAAGGAGTTGCTGCTGGCGCGCGACGAACTGGAGGAGCTGCTGGAGAAGGGAGGCTTTGAGCTCCACAAGTGGTGCTCCAATTCCGCCGAGTTTCTTGACACTATTCCAGACGAACGACGAGAAAAGCAAGTGTCATTCGAATTGAGTGGCGTGAACGAAATGATCAAGACTCTCGGCATACTATGGAACCCCA harbors:
- the LOC120421985 gene encoding DENN domain-containing protein 1A isoform X6 gives rise to the protein MNSRIKEDVSRLFEYWCEIAPGSAASSPAGTPEDKAAAARGIGGGHIVQSFPESFKDAKVIADIPSFAYPCSFERRTIQVHSFVLTNIDSKWRFGFCRHDPKSPTAMVIVTYLPWHDTFIRFLNVLADVRKNSQQEFESFLAEAYNRGVPEPGGCLKLQYDRPVQTFSFQRPQQFLLPSIPENHNLNLYYNFVEPKAMIGVFAAMLAERRIIFVSRRLDILSSCIQAANAFLYPMVWQHIFIPVLPMKMRDILGAPMPFLIGVPEAVYESLRREEIGDVVILNCDKRTLDTPFDDVKNMPPELVASLKKHLANSAEHRGDRVSKIFLGILVQLIGGYRDAVKFNDKITFDPETFIDTRPSHLRPFLANMLQLQIFQQFIEERLDMLNTGQGFSDEFEVECFRYAEKSGRKVKQYKDLLKNFKDKTNPAVRSAVKSVKEGGKGVKTAYKGLRSKFRETTPPKSKLEGSGVGMHSHVSQYDMGHHQSAPNSPVFNKRPQTIALPDDASYPGQHNHHLHNHHAAMLTPSSTSLYNSPHYLVSNNGASHNNYNTITAGCAPSATALKNQTNNNSLQNHFNNATTTPATSSTSDVRSPSLSLSPTSSNSSSEMNLLQELQHLALFKSPAVNRNFATKHTQTPFVLLRAS
- the LOC120421985 gene encoding DENN domain-containing protein 1A isoform X5, coding for MNSRIKEDVSRLFEYWCEIAPGSAASSPAGTPEDKAAAARGIGGGHIVQSFPESFKDAKVIADIPSFAYPCSFERRTIQVHSFVLTNIDSKWRFGFCRHDPKSPTAMVIVTYLPWHDTFIRFLNVLADVRKNSQQEFESFLAEAYNRGVPEPGGCLKLQYDRPVQTFSFQRPQQFLLPSIPENHNLNLYYNFVEPKAMIGVFAAMLAERRIIFVSRRLDILSSCIQAANAFLYPMVWQHIFIPVLPMKMRDILGAPMPFLIGVPEAVYESLRREEIGDVVILNCDKRTLDTPFDDVKNMPPELVASLKKHLANSAEHRGDRVSKIFLGILVQLIGGYRDAVKFNDKITFDPETFIDTRPSHLRPFLANMLQLQIFQQFIEERLDMLNTGQGFSDEFEVECFRYAEKSGRKVKQYKDLLKNFKDKTNPAVRSAVKSVKEGGKGVKTAYKGLRSKFRETTPPKSKLEGSGVGMHSHVSQYDMGHHQSAPNSPVFNKRPQTIALPDDASYPGQHNHHLHNHHAAMLTPSSTSLYNSPHYLVSNNGASHNNYNTITAGCAPSATALKNQTNNNSLQNHFNNATTTPATSSTSDVRSPSLSLSPTSSNSSSEMNLLQELQHLALFKSPAVNRNSRFRVERKLSMQPVVNHDV